A stretch of DNA from Desulfurella amilsii:
CGAATATAATAAATAGCTTCTTCTGCTAAGTTTTCTGTATCTGGTCTTGGGATTAAAACATTTTTATTGACATAAAATTCTAAGCCCATAAATTCTTTTTTGTGTGTTATGTAGGCGAGGGGTTCTCCATAAACTCTTCGTCTTGCATATTTGAGCATATTATAAAAAAAAGTCTGATTTATTTCTAAATCTGGGTTTGATAACACAAATAAGTCGTCTTTTTTAAGCGTATAGGCAGCTATTATGGTACTTTCTAACAAAAAATTTCCTACGTTGTGCTTTCTTAGTATGCTGCTAATTGCTTGCATTGCCTTTCTAAGTTTCATATTTTTTCAATAATTAAAAAATTTTCTTTTTTTGTAGCTTTTATGAGTTTTCTTAATACCAGGGTTTTGCCATTTTCAATAGTATTTATTAGACGATTAATATTAATAAAGCTTAATGAATAGTAAGAATTGGTAATTTTTTTAACAGCCAATTTTAAAACACGTGACTTAATTGCATAATCGCTTGAGAGGATCTTAAGGTTGATAATTGCTTTACTTGCAAAACACACTGTGGATTCTACAAAATTTTCATAAGTAAGATTATTTAAAAGCGCTGCATCATCGCTTAGCATCTCAATTTCTTTATATAAAGTAGAGATTATATTTGGGTTGTAGGTTTTAAGTGTTTCAATTAGCTCTAGTCTAACCTTGTTCCTTTTGTATTTAGTATCAAAATTGGTCGTATCTGTCCTGTATTGTAAATTATTTTCATTTAAAAAATTCAATATCTGAGATTTTTCTATTATTAACATAGGTCTAATGTAGAAATCCCTACTTGGCTTTAGCGAAGATAGACCATCTAAAGAAGAACCCCTAATCAAATTAATAAGAAAAGTTTCAACAAGGTCATTTTTGGTATGGGCAACAGCAATTTTATCTAAGTTGAAATTTTCCTTGCATCTTTTGAAAAAATCATACCTCAAAATCCTTGCTTGCTCTTCAAGTCCTTTTTTGTTATCTTGAGAGATTTTTAACACATCTTTGTTCTCTTTATACAATTCTACACTATAATATTTTGCCAAAGATTCAACAAAATGTTCATCTGCATCTGAATCCAGTCTTATCTTGTGATTAAAATGCAAAAGTAGTAAATCTAAATCAAACGCTTTTTTTATATGTTCAAAAAAATAAAACAATAATACCGAGTCACTACCTCCAGAAATAGCTATACCGATCTTTTGATTTTTGTAAAATAGTTTTTTTGCTAAAGCAAAGTCTAAAATTTCATCAAATAGCTTACTCACAAAAAAATTATACACAAATTTTAAATTTTTTGGTATATTTTAAAAAGGAGGGTCAAAAGATGCTTAAAGATAAAAAAATTGGTTTTATAGGTGTTGGCAATATGGGTAGTGCTTTTTTAAGTGGCCTTATAAGTATGGGCATACCAAAGGAAAATATTTTTGCAGCAGACAAACACAAAGGCGATGTTATCAGAGAAGAGTACGATATAGGTATATTTAATAACTTTGAGTTAGCAAGCCGTGCTGAGATTATTATTATAGCGGTAAAACCTGCGGATATCTTTGATTGTTTGTCAGATATTAAAGAAGCAGTTGACGATAAAAAACTCATAATATCCATAGCTGCTGGCATCAAAACGCAAGATATCGCAGGATTTTTGCGACAGGATGCAAAAATTGCAAGGACAATGCCAAACATAGCAGCTTTAGTAAGAGAGTCGATCACAGCGATATATTGTAATGATTATATAACAAAAGAGGAAGAAGAGATAGTTATAGCAATAATGAGTTTAATTGGTAAAACTGTTGTATTGGAAACAGAAGGTTTAATGGATGCAATAACGGGACTTTCAGGTAGCGGGCCAGCATATGCTTTTGAGATAATTGAAGCAATGGCAGATGGTGGTGTTAAAATGGGATTAAAAAGAAAAGATGCGATAAAGCTTTCCGCTCAAGTATTAAAAGGCGCAGCTGAATTAGTGCTAAAACTTAAAACACACCCAGCAGAGTTAAAAGATTTAGTTACCTCACCTGGCGGATCAACAATTTATGGTTTAAATGTTATGGAACGCGCTGGTCTTCGGGGCATTTTTATGGATGCAATATCAGCTGCGACAAAACGCTCAAAAGAATTAGGCGAATCTAAAAACCAATATTAAGCTTTAGTCCCACACCAACTTCGTCTTTTGGGATATTATTTATAATGCTATTTGGGTTTTTTTCGATATCGTTGTGTTTATACTCACCAATAAACTTCAATTGAGCGTTATTCGATAAATTAAAATTCACACTAGAATCTAATTTTAATCTATTTATGTTTGCTGGGGATTGTGATATATTAACTGGTAGAGTCTTTGAAGAAGTATAGCTTATACTTGACTCAAAACCGCCTTCATTTGATTTGCTTTCAAAATTTATTTGTGGGCCAATGAGTGTTTGTGTTATTGGCTGGTTAAAATTAGAATCAACACAACTAGAATTAAGAGAATATTCACCAGAACACAAACTCCATTTATCTATATTTGCACCAATCCCAAAACCTACAAAAGTATTGCTATTTGCCTCTATTTTTCCTAAATTAAGGTTTGTTGGCTTTGATGTATAGCCAAAAAGTGATTCTTCTGGTAATAAATTTAAACTTGAGTAATCGTATACGCTGCCAGCATATGCGCTGCCAACTATGCACAACACACATATTAAAATTAAAAAAAACCTCATACTTTAAATTTATTGCACCTTATCTAAAAAATCAATACAAAGAAGCGGCTAAAGGTTAATTTAGCCGCTTAAATTACTGCTTTAGAAATATTATTTCGTCATTCGAGACATCAACAAGATAAGAATAGTCTTTTGTAATTTCGCTATTTAGAATTTTTTTGGCGATGATATTTTCTATCTTGTTTTGAATAAAGCGTCTAAGTGGTCTTGCACCATAAATCTGATCAAAACCTTCTTGTGATATCTTTTCTAATAAGGAATCTGAAAAATTTATTTTGAAACCTTTTTGGGCAAGCTTGTTTCGTGTTTTTTCAAGCAAGAGTTTTACAATTTCCTTTATCTCATTGATGCTCAAAGGATTAAATATTATAATCTCATCAATCCTGTTTAAAAACTCGATTTTAAAAAATTTTCTCAACTCTGCGTTTATATTTTCTTTAACTTTTTCAAAGTCTTTCTTAAATTCTTGCAGATTTGTGTCTTGCCTTAGATTTATCAAGTATTGACTACCTAAATTAGATGTCATAATAATAATAGTGTTTCTAAAATCAACAGTCACACCTTTTGAATCAGTAAGCCTTCCATCGTCCAATACCTGCAGTAATATATTAAATACATCTGGATGAGCTTTTTCTATCTCATCAAGCAGTATAACAGAATATGGCTTTTTTCTTACCACCTCGGTTAACTGACCGCCTTCTTCGTAGCCTACATAGCCAGGAGGAGCGCCAATAAGCCTAGAAACGGAAAATTTTTCCATATACTCACTCATATCTATTCTAATTAAGGCACGTTCATCATCAAATAAAAATTCAGCTAACGCTTTGGATAATTCTGTTTTTCCCACTCCTGTTGGACCTAAAAACAAAAACGAAGCAATAGGTCTGTTTGGGTCCGATAAGCCTAGTTTTGATCTTCTTACCGCATCACTTACTGCCGCTACGGCTTGATCCTGCCCAACAACGCGTTTTTGTAAATTTTCTTCCATTTTAATGAGTTTTTCTTTTTCGCCTTCAAGCATCTTTTGCATAGGTATACCTGTCCAGCGAGAAATTATATTTGCAATTTCCTCTTCTGTTACTTCTTGTGTCAGAAGGCGTTCATCAAGGCCGTTTAGTTGTTTGTTCTTTTCTTCCAATTCTTTGGCTAACTTAGGTAGCTCACCGTATTTTAGGATACTTGCCTTTTCAAAATCTCCACTTCTTTCTGCTAATTCAATTTGAGATTTTGTCTTATCAATCTTTTCTTGAATAGTTTGTATTTCTTTTATGAGATTTTTCTCGAATTGCCATTTTGCATTTAACGTATTTAGTTGCTCTTTGAGTTTAGCTAATTCGTTTTCTATAACCTCAAGCCTTTTTTTGGATTCTTCGTCTCTTTCTCGCTTTAGAGCTTCTTTTTCTATCTCAAGTTGAGTAATTTTTCTACTTAAATTGTCAATAGGTTCAAATGTGCTTTCTAATTGTATTTTTAAGCTTGCCGCCGCTTCATCTATTAAATCAATCGCCTTGTCTGGAAGAAATCTGTCTGTTATATACCTGCTGGATAGTACTGCTGCTGCTATTATTGCAGAATCTTTGATCTTAACGCCATGGTGTATTTCGTATTTTTCTTTTAATCCTCTTAGAATTGATATAGTTCCTTCAACGCTTGGTTCTGCTACAAAAACTGGCTGAAAACGCCTTTGAAGTGCTGCATCCTTTTCTATATATTTTCTATACTCTTTAAGTGTGGTTGCACCTATGCATCTTAGATCGCCACGCGCTAGCATAGGCTTTAACATGTTTGATGCATCTAGACTGCCTTCGCTTGCGCCAGCACCTATAATTGTATGAAGCTCATCTATAAATAAAATAATATTGCCTTCGGCGCGTTTAATTTCATTTAAGACTGCCTTTAATCTATCCTCAAACTCACCTCGATATTTAGCGCCAGCAACTAACGCGCCCAAATCCAGTGCTATTAGCAATTTATTTTTAAGACTTTCTGGTACATCACCCTTTGTAATCCTTTGAGCCAATCCTTCTATAATGGCAGTTTTTCCCACACCAGGATCACCTATTAAAACAGGGTTATTTTTTGTGCGCCTAGACAAAATCTGAATAGTGCGTCTAATTTCTTCGTCTCTGCCAATAACCGGATCAAGTTTATTAGCCCTTGCAAGTTCTGTTATATCTTTACCGTATTTTTTTAAAGCTTCGTATTTTTCCTCAGGGTTTTGATCCGTAACTCTTACGCTACCTCTTATATCTACTAAACTTTTAAAAATCTTGTCTTTTGTAACGCCAACCACAGATAGAACAACCGCAGCATCGCACCTTTCAGTTAGAGCTAATAGAAAATGCTCTACACTAATATATTCATCTTTTAGATTATTGGCTTCTTCTTCACTTCTTTTGAATACATCGTTTAGCTCTGAAGTAATATATATCTGGTTATCTTGGATATTGCTTACCTTTGGAATTTTTTCAATACCTTTTTCTAGCTCTATATCTAATTGATTAATATTGATACCGATTTTTTTAAAAATTGTAGTGGTTATACCATCTTTATCGTTTATTATGGCTTTTAGTAAATGGAGAGAACTTACAAATTGATTATTGTAAGAGCTTGCTATTGTTTTTGCACTCTGCAACGCTTCTTGTGCTTTTATCGTTAATTTATTTATATCCATAGATTACACCTCTTTAATAAAAGAGGGGCCTTTATAACCCCTCTTTATTTTGCTTTTGTACAGCAATTTCTATTTCTTTTGGTTTTGCTTCTGATTTCTTAGGTAACTCTACTTTTAATATGCCATTTTCGTATTTGGCTTTAATTTGCTCTTTATCAATATTGTCTGGCAAAAAGAAACTTCTAATAAAGCTACCATAATTGCGTTCAATCCTGTAATAATTGTCTTTTGACTCTTTCTTTTCAAATTTTCGCTCGCCAGAAATCGTTAGAGTATTGTCCTCAATTTTAACCTTACAATCTTTTTCATTCATCCCGGGTACTTCTACTTCAATCTGAATGTTGCCATCTGTTTCATAGATATCAACGGCTGGTAACCATTTTGAGTCCTGAAGGTTAAACGATGGTAATACATCTTCAAACATTTTGTTAATCCTTTCTTGCAAAGTTGTTAACTCCTTAAAAGGTTCTAATGGCTTAAACATAACACACCTCCAATTCTTTAGTTTTTCATTTTGAAATATAATCCCTAATAAAAGATTGTCAAGTATAAAAGCCTATACTTGACATTTATTTATTAAATACTATATTAACTGCAAAAGGAGGTAAAAATGAGAGATCCTTACGAGATCTTAGGTGTAAACAAAAATGCAACAGATGAAGAAATAAAAAAAGCTTTTAGAAAATTGGCTAGAAAATACCACCCAGACCTAAATCCAAATAACAAAGAAGCAGAAAAAAAATTTAAAGAAATCAACGAAGCTTACTCTATTCTTTCCGATAAAGAAAAAAAAGCTCAGTACGATCAATTTGGGTTTAGTGGTTTTGATTCAAGTAATCAAGATCAGGGTAACTTCCGCAATTACTACAATTATTCTAATACAGACTTTGATATTGGTGATATTTTTAATAATTTATTTAGAAAAAAATCTAAAAGCTCCAGTGGTTTTGATTTTAGAGGGTCTTCTTTCTTTAATGATTTTGAAAAAGAAGATGGTGATGCCACATATAGTGTAGTATTGGATTTTAACCAGGCGCTAAAAGGAGACATTGTAACTTTAAATATTGATAATGAGCAAATCAAAGTTAAGATTCCAGAAGGCATAGTAGATGGCACAAAGTTAAAAGTAAAAGGCAAGGGCAAAAAAACACGCACAGGGAGAGGCGATTTACATTTGACAGTTAACGTCAAACCAGACCCAAACTTTTACATAAAAGATGGTAGGCTCTACACAGATATTGATATACCGCTTAAAACTGCTCTACTGGGTGGCAGTATCGATGTTAAAACACCTAAAGGCAATATAACCATAAAAATACCAAAGGGGACTCAAACGGGC
This window harbors:
- the clpB gene encoding ATP-dependent chaperone ClpB, giving the protein MDINKLTIKAQEALQSAKTIASSYNNQFVSSLHLLKAIINDKDGITTTIFKKIGININQLDIELEKGIEKIPKVSNIQDNQIYITSELNDVFKRSEEEANNLKDEYISVEHFLLALTERCDAAVVLSVVGVTKDKIFKSLVDIRGSVRVTDQNPEEKYEALKKYGKDITELARANKLDPVIGRDEEIRRTIQILSRRTKNNPVLIGDPGVGKTAIIEGLAQRITKGDVPESLKNKLLIALDLGALVAGAKYRGEFEDRLKAVLNEIKRAEGNIILFIDELHTIIGAGASEGSLDASNMLKPMLARGDLRCIGATTLKEYRKYIEKDAALQRRFQPVFVAEPSVEGTISILRGLKEKYEIHHGVKIKDSAIIAAAVLSSRYITDRFLPDKAIDLIDEAAASLKIQLESTFEPIDNLSRKITQLEIEKEALKRERDEESKKRLEVIENELAKLKEQLNTLNAKWQFEKNLIKEIQTIQEKIDKTKSQIELAERSGDFEKASILKYGELPKLAKELEEKNKQLNGLDERLLTQEVTEEEIANIISRWTGIPMQKMLEGEKEKLIKMEENLQKRVVGQDQAVAAVSDAVRRSKLGLSDPNRPIASFLFLGPTGVGKTELSKALAEFLFDDERALIRIDMSEYMEKFSVSRLIGAPPGYVGYEEGGQLTEVVRKKPYSVILLDEIEKAHPDVFNILLQVLDDGRLTDSKGVTVDFRNTIIIMTSNLGSQYLINLRQDTNLQEFKKDFEKVKENINAELRKFFKIEFLNRIDEIIIFNPLSINEIKEIVKLLLEKTRNKLAQKGFKINFSDSLLEKISQEGFDQIYGARPLRRFIQNKIENIIAKKILNSEITKDYSYLVDVSNDEIIFLKQ
- a CDS encoding Hsp20/alpha crystallin family protein is translated as MFKPLEPFKELTTLQERINKMFEDVLPSFNLQDSKWLPAVDIYETDGNIQIEVEVPGMNEKDCKVKIEDNTLTISGERKFEKKESKDNYYRIERNYGSFIRSFFLPDNIDKEQIKAKYENGILKVELPKKSEAKPKEIEIAVQKQNKEGL
- a CDS encoding DnaJ C-terminal domain-containing protein — encoded protein: MRDPYEILGVNKNATDEEIKKAFRKLARKYHPDLNPNNKEAEKKFKEINEAYSILSDKEKKAQYDQFGFSGFDSSNQDQGNFRNYYNYSNTDFDIGDIFNNLFRKKSKSSSGFDFRGSSFFNDFEKEDGDATYSVVLDFNQALKGDIVTLNIDNEQIKVKIPEGIVDGTKLKVKGKGKKTRTGRGDLHLTVNVKPDPNFYIKDGRLYTDIDIPLKTALLGGSIDVKTPKGNITIKIPKGTQTGTIFKIPNKGLKNDALYTKVIVKIPQNLTKEQEEVLNKAL
- the tilS gene encoding tRNA lysidine(34) synthetase TilS, yielding MSKLFDEILDFALAKKLFYKNQKIGIAISGGSDSVLLFYFFEHIKKAFDLDLLLLHFNHKIRLDSDADEHFVESLAKYYSVELYKENKDVLKISQDNKKGLEEQARILRYDFFKRCKENFNLDKIAVAHTKNDLVETFLINLIRGSSLDGLSSLKPSRDFYIRPMLIIEKSQILNFLNENNLQYRTDTTNFDTKYKRNKVRLELIETLKTYNPNIISTLYKEIEMLSDDAALLNNLTYENFVESTVCFASKAIINLKILSSDYAIKSRVLKLAVKKITNSYYSLSFININRLINTIENGKTLVLRKLIKATKKENFLIIEKI
- the proC gene encoding pyrroline-5-carboxylate reductase: MLKDKKIGFIGVGNMGSAFLSGLISMGIPKENIFAADKHKGDVIREEYDIGIFNNFELASRAEIIIIAVKPADIFDCLSDIKEAVDDKKLIISIAAGIKTQDIAGFLRQDAKIARTMPNIAALVRESITAIYCNDYITKEEEEIVIAIMSLIGKTVVLETEGLMDAITGLSGSGPAYAFEIIEAMADGGVKMGLKRKDAIKLSAQVLKGAAELVLKLKTHPAELKDLVTSPGGSTIYGLNVMERAGLRGIFMDAISAATKRSKELGESKNQY